In one Gemmatimonadaceae bacterium genomic region, the following are encoded:
- a CDS encoding phage tail protein, giving the protein MTPDRLAPYRNYRFIVFVEGRAVAGVSRVSGLTNSSDEKNAPAPSVTLERGVSYDVAFIQWLNKVWDYSNSNSTRDSPAGSFVKEIGITVYNEAGQPVVGYIVHRCWPSEFRSMPELDGVGNAVVIEVAVLQNEGWERDASVGEPTEPTYTLPG; this is encoded by the coding sequence ATGACTCCAGATCGCCTCGCTCCCTATCGGAACTATCGGTTCATCGTGTTCGTCGAGGGCCGTGCCGTCGCCGGCGTGAGCAGGGTCAGCGGGCTGACGAATTCTTCGGACGAGAAAAACGCGCCGGCACCGTCCGTCACGCTCGAACGGGGCGTTTCATACGACGTGGCATTTATTCAGTGGCTGAATAAGGTGTGGGATTACTCGAACTCCAATTCGACGCGCGACTCGCCGGCCGGCAGCTTCGTGAAGGAAATCGGCATCACGGTTTACAACGAGGCTGGTCAACCCGTTGTCGGATACATCGTTCATCGGTGCTGGCCGTCGGAGTTCAGGAGCATGCCGGAGCTCGACGGTGTCGGCAATGCCGTCGTGATCGAGGTGGCGGTGCTACAGAATGAAGGATGGGAGCGAGACGCGAGCGTCGGCGAGCCGACGGAGCCGACGTACACGTTGCCCGGGTGA
- a CDS encoding lipase maturation factor family protein — translation MHFPPTLIWGVFLRLLGLVYLLAFASLSLDAPASIGARGVLPIAPLLSRIRQDFPSWRRFVWFPTLLWLGASDRRQRLLLGAGVLASLAVMAGIESRAALVACWLVLLSFDTAYDMAFPWECALFEAGFLALMLPALTPLPSLEIAHAPLPVVAWACRFLVARILFGFGKTKFTREASRDPVYLKSYMLAQPLPTPAGYFAFHLPAWVHRAALAYMALGELVAPFLIFAGPLPRLAAAGIIASLMVGIQLTGNYGYFNVLIIVLCVPLLDAHASLFDRPLLDVHHPAATGATIIIAFLAVGWVLSLLVNNWVTRNWLNWPGWHAIPSRAIRWVAAFYRALSPFRVVHGYGIFPPRIGPPLRWLPVIEGSDDGEQWVVLRTPYQQCDELSRPRFFAPRFPRMDHGIFYEGGGLSHSGFVGPLISSGHRYRFDRVTTLERLATRLLEPNSPVATRFAEPSQLSAFAGGAPRFVRIRVRSFTAAAPEDRARGRWWQCEDAGVLVPPMSLASRSDTSYPTPEFFAWDEIYWRRRAPVLDAAHAGIAPADDGVDKFWSNFFPEVLPARDDWSYLATTVKRVRARFTAAERNAHERTFRLLIAALGARLEPHFLGTREPRLIVPTWFDVGMLASAIVAHGRDSYEEAMRDPASVVVRANDMTFVTFATFEQGMLFEGIFRYETLAWHVRAARRNRRAWGDEPLAAPTGGVPGSVLMLTPLVERFPLDEPEAAYAPVRFEQRADGVWAEYAGEMSLAASIV, via the coding sequence ATGCATTTCCCGCCGACGCTCATCTGGGGCGTCTTCCTCCGACTCCTCGGCCTCGTCTATCTCCTCGCGTTCGCGTCGCTCTCCCTTGACGCCCCCGCGTCGATCGGCGCGCGCGGCGTGTTGCCAATCGCGCCGCTCCTGTCTCGCATCCGCCAGGATTTCCCGAGCTGGCGGCGCTTCGTCTGGTTTCCGACACTCCTCTGGCTCGGCGCCAGCGACCGGCGGCAACGTCTCCTCCTCGGCGCCGGTGTGCTGGCATCGCTCGCCGTGATGGCCGGCATCGAGTCGCGTGCCGCGCTCGTGGCGTGCTGGTTGGTGCTCTTGTCGTTCGACACCGCATACGACATGGCCTTTCCGTGGGAGTGCGCGCTCTTCGAAGCGGGCTTCCTCGCGCTGATGCTGCCCGCGCTCACACCGTTGCCGTCGTTAGAGATTGCACATGCGCCGCTTCCGGTCGTCGCGTGGGCGTGTCGCTTCCTCGTGGCGCGCATTCTCTTCGGCTTCGGCAAAACAAAATTCACTCGCGAGGCCTCGCGCGATCCGGTGTATCTCAAGAGCTACATGCTCGCGCAACCACTCCCGACGCCGGCCGGGTATTTCGCGTTCCACTTGCCGGCGTGGGTGCATCGCGCGGCGCTGGCGTACATGGCGCTGGGCGAGCTCGTGGCGCCCTTCCTCATCTTCGCGGGGCCACTGCCGCGATTGGCCGCCGCGGGGATCATCGCGAGCCTGATGGTGGGCATTCAGCTGACCGGCAATTACGGCTACTTCAACGTTCTCATAATCGTGCTCTGCGTGCCGCTGCTCGACGCGCACGCGTCGCTGTTCGATCGTCCGCTGCTCGATGTGCACCATCCGGCGGCAACGGGCGCGACGATCATCATCGCGTTCCTCGCCGTCGGTTGGGTGCTGTCACTCCTCGTCAACAACTGGGTCACGCGCAACTGGCTGAACTGGCCGGGCTGGCATGCCATTCCGTCGCGAGCGATCCGCTGGGTCGCGGCGTTCTATCGCGCGCTGTCGCCGTTCCGCGTCGTGCACGGCTACGGCATCTTTCCACCACGCATCGGGCCGCCGCTCCGCTGGCTGCCGGTGATCGAAGGCAGCGACGACGGCGAACAATGGGTGGTGCTCCGCACGCCCTACCAGCAGTGCGACGAATTGTCGCGGCCGAGGTTCTTCGCGCCACGCTTTCCGCGCATGGATCACGGCATCTTTTACGAGGGCGGCGGTCTCTCGCACAGCGGCTTCGTCGGACCGTTGATCTCGTCGGGTCATCGCTATCGATTCGATCGCGTGACGACGCTCGAGCGTCTGGCCACGCGACTGCTCGAGCCCAATTCGCCGGTCGCAACACGATTCGCCGAGCCGTCGCAATTGTCGGCGTTCGCCGGCGGCGCGCCTCGGTTCGTTCGCATTCGCGTTCGCAGCTTTACCGCGGCGGCGCCTGAAGATCGCGCGCGGGGACGTTGGTGGCAGTGCGAGGATGCGGGTGTGCTCGTTCCACCGATGAGCCTCGCGTCGCGTTCCGACACCTCGTATCCCACGCCGGAATTTTTCGCGTGGGACGAGATCTATTGGCGGCGCCGCGCGCCGGTGCTCGACGCGGCGCACGCGGGTATAGCGCCGGCGGATGACGGCGTCGACAAGTTCTGGAGCAATTTTTTTCCCGAGGTTCTGCCCGCGAGAGACGACTGGTCGTATCTCGCGACGACCGTGAAGCGGGTGCGCGCACGCTTCACCGCCGCCGAGCGCAACGCGCACGAGCGAACCTTCCGGTTGCTCATCGCCGCACTCGGCGCCCGGCTCGAGCCGCACTTTCTGGGAACGCGCGAACCACGATTGATCGTGCCCACGTGGTTCGACGTGGGGATGCTTGCGTCGGCGATCGTGGCGCACGGTCGCGACTCGTATGAAGAGGCCATGCGCGATCCCGCGTCGGTCGTTGTACGCGCGAACGACATGACGTTCGTGACTTTCGCGACGTTCGAGCAGGGAATGTTATTCGAGGGCATTTTCCGCTATGAGACGCTCGCCTGGCACGTTCGCGCCGCTCGCCGCAACAGGCGTGCATGGGGCGATGAGCCGTTGGCCGCGCCGACGGGCGGCGTACCTGGCAGCGTGTTGATGCTCACGCCTCTGGTCGAGCGGTTTCCGCTCGACGAGCCCGAGGCTGCGTACGCGCCGGTGAGGTTCGAGCAACGAGCGGATGGGGTGTGGGCGGAATACGCGGGGGAGATGAGTTTAGCGGCTTCGATAGTTTAG